In one Burkholderiales bacterium GJ-E10 genomic region, the following are encoded:
- a CDS encoding ATP-binding protein (contains P-loop), which yields MRLVLISGMSGSGKSVAIRLLEDIGYYCVDNLPAPFLGQVCTLLSEAGYAKLAVSIDARTALSLGGLPAVLNQLRAASHDVRVLFLTASTEALVQRFSETRRRHPLSLRDGDAGTDREPTLEESIEREREVLAPLQALAHEIDTSGLSASTLRQWVRSFVDLDRAGLMLAFESFAFKNGIPVAADLVFDVRNLPNPHYEPALRPLTGLDPPVADFLARIPLVDEMIDDIARFLEKWLPSYVEDNRQYLTVGIGCTGGQHRSPYVVERLAARFAGQGNVVLARHRNLSRSGRT from the coding sequence ATGCGCCTGGTTCTGATCTCGGGAATGTCGGGCTCCGGCAAGTCGGTGGCGATCCGGCTGCTCGAGGATATCGGCTATTACTGCGTCGACAACCTCCCCGCGCCGTTCCTGGGCCAGGTATGCACCCTGCTTTCCGAGGCGGGATACGCAAAGCTGGCGGTCTCCATCGACGCCCGGACGGCGCTATCCCTGGGAGGGCTGCCGGCGGTGCTGAACCAGTTGCGGGCGGCGAGTCACGACGTCCGGGTTCTCTTCCTGACCGCGTCGACGGAGGCGCTGGTGCAGCGGTTCTCCGAAACGCGGCGGCGCCACCCGCTTTCCCTGCGCGACGGCGATGCGGGGACGGACCGGGAGCCGACGCTCGAGGAGTCGATCGAGCGGGAGCGCGAGGTGCTGGCTCCGCTGCAGGCGCTGGCCCACGAGATCGACACCAGCGGCCTCAGTGCGAGCACCTTGCGCCAGTGGGTGCGGTCGTTCGTGGATCTCGATCGCGCCGGGCTGATGCTGGCGTTCGAGTCGTTCGCGTTCAAGAACGGCATTCCCGTCGCGGCCGACCTCGTGTTCGACGTCCGCAACCTCCCCAACCCCCACTACGAGCCGGCGCTGCGTCCCTTGACCGGACTGGATCCGCCGGTGGCCGATTTCCTTGCGCGCATTCCGCTCGTCGACGAAATGATCGACGACATCGCCCGCTTCCTCGAAAAATGGCTGCCGAGTTACGTCGAAGACAACCGGCAGTACCTGACGGTCGGCATCGGCTGCACGGGCGGTCAGCATCGCTCCCCGTACGTGGTGGAACGCCTGGCGGCGCGGTTCGCGGGACAGGGAAACGTGGTGCTCGCCCGCCACCGCAACCTATCGCGCTCCGGCAGAACCTGA
- a CDS encoding RNA polymerase sigma-54 factor: protein MKPGLQLRLSQQLTLTPQLQQSIRLLQLSTLELNQEVEQALQENPLLEREDDPLSGHLRLGADGSILQPPPTADAGVGEGSGEGSGTEPAGQGTEPSDGDRDNAPGEAESWLPEAQTARATDDDSGERPQDWATAAPTLRDHLRMQLGATTVTDRDRAIILGLIEAVDDNGYLGVSLNDLLAMSDPQDGFDEQELLTALRLLQSFDPPGVAARNASECMSLQIDARLQALGTPEDAEDARTRRILEVARVIVRDHLPLLAARDFPKLRRLLGVDDDLLRAAHLCIRGLNPYPGVGFAATASDYVVPDIFVRRVGGRWVARLNPEVMPRLRINTAYAAILRTEHHPRTAAPTAAAGAAGAPGETAPGAAAGADWATRLQDARWLIRNLRQRFQTIERVAQAIVDRQSRFFTYGAIAMRPLVLREIAETLDLHESTVSRVTSNKYMETPFGVYELRYFFGSHVATDAGGEASSTAIRALIRQLVDAEDKRNPLSDSRLAQLLAEQGMVVARRTVAKYREQTQIPTAALRRTI from the coding sequence GTGAAACCGGGACTTCAGCTCCGCCTCTCGCAACAACTGACGCTGACCCCTCAGCTGCAGCAGTCGATCCGTCTGCTTCAGCTCTCGACGCTGGAACTGAACCAGGAGGTCGAGCAGGCCCTGCAGGAAAACCCCCTGCTGGAGCGCGAGGACGACCCCCTTTCGGGCCATCTGCGCCTGGGTGCCGACGGCTCGATCCTGCAGCCGCCGCCGACGGCGGACGCCGGGGTTGGCGAAGGCAGCGGCGAAGGCAGCGGAACCGAGCCTGCCGGGCAAGGTACTGAACCGTCCGACGGCGATCGCGACAACGCGCCGGGGGAGGCCGAGTCCTGGCTGCCGGAGGCCCAGACGGCGCGGGCGACCGATGACGACAGCGGGGAACGGCCGCAGGACTGGGCCACCGCAGCGCCGACCCTGCGCGACCATCTGCGGATGCAGCTCGGCGCGACGACGGTGACCGATCGCGACCGCGCGATCATCCTGGGCCTGATCGAGGCGGTCGACGACAACGGCTATCTCGGCGTGTCGCTGAACGACCTGCTGGCGATGTCCGACCCGCAGGACGGATTCGACGAGCAGGAACTGCTCACCGCCCTGCGCCTGCTGCAGAGCTTCGATCCCCCGGGCGTCGCCGCACGCAACGCATCCGAGTGCATGAGCCTGCAGATCGACGCGCGCTTGCAGGCGCTCGGCACCCCGGAGGATGCCGAAGACGCGCGCACGCGCCGGATCCTCGAAGTGGCGCGGGTGATCGTTCGCGACCACCTGCCGCTGCTCGCGGCGCGGGACTTTCCCAAGCTGCGCAGGTTGCTGGGCGTCGACGACGACCTGCTGCGCGCCGCGCACCTGTGCATCCGCGGACTCAATCCGTATCCCGGCGTGGGCTTCGCCGCGACGGCCTCCGATTACGTCGTGCCCGACATCTTCGTGCGCCGCGTCGGCGGGCGCTGGGTGGCGCGACTCAACCCGGAGGTCATGCCGCGTTTGCGCATCAACACCGCGTACGCGGCGATCCTGCGGACGGAACACCATCCCAGGACGGCGGCGCCGACGGCAGCCGCCGGCGCGGCCGGCGCGCCCGGGGAGACGGCGCCGGGCGCGGCGGCCGGCGCCGACTGGGCGACGCGCCTGCAGGACGCGCGCTGGCTCATCCGCAACCTGCGGCAGCGCTTCCAGACCATCGAGCGGGTCGCGCAGGCCATCGTCGACCGCCAGAGCCGGTTTTTTACCTACGGCGCGATCGCGATGCGGCCGCTGGTGCTGCGGGAGATCGCCGAAACCCTGGACCTGCACGAATCCACGGTTTCGCGGGTCACGTCGAACAAGTACATGGAAACGCCGTTCGGCGTATATGAGCTACGCTACTTCTTCGGCAGCCACGTCGCGACGGATGCGGGCGGCGAGGCGTCCAGCACCGCCATCCGCGCGCTGATCCGCCAGCTCGTCGACGCCGAGGACAAGCGCAACCCGCTCTCCGACAGCCGGCTTGCGCAACTGCTTGCGGAACAAGGAATGGTCGTCGCCCGAAGAACTGTTGCGAAATATCGAGAACAGACGCAAATCCCGACCGCCGCCTTGCGCCGGACGATATAG
- a CDS encoding A/G-specific adenine glycosylase — translation MEFARALLRWQRTHGRNDLPWQGTRDPYRVWLSEIMLQQTRVATVLSYYPRFLDRFPDVETLAGAPVESVLQSWAGLGYYARARLAHACAKAVATEYGGAFPRSAAELAQLPGIGRSTAAAIAAFCFNERAAILDANVRRVLARRYAIDGDPAQRAVADSLWAVAGSLLPGRRDMPRYTQAIMDLGAGICTPRKPQCDLCPVQDGCRAYRMERVEDFPTRRKAAPRPVRSAHFLVALRGPHVLVEQRSADGIWGGLLSLPEHPEVRALRRHARSLGALASPTPLAPRRHAFTHFTLAFTPHVVRLDPQPPRAPADGALRWLALGEIERAALPAPVLALLREVRGDAADAGSGSAGAR, via the coding sequence ATGGAATTTGCGCGCGCGCTGCTGCGCTGGCAGCGAACGCACGGGCGCAACGATCTGCCCTGGCAGGGCACGCGCGACCCATATCGCGTGTGGCTGAGCGAGATCATGCTGCAGCAGACGCGGGTCGCGACGGTGCTTTCCTACTATCCGCGGTTTCTCGATCGATTTCCCGACGTCGAAACGCTGGCCGGAGCCCCGGTCGAATCCGTGCTGCAGTCCTGGGCCGGGCTGGGCTACTACGCGCGGGCCCGCCTCGCCCATGCCTGTGCCAAAGCCGTCGCTACCGAATACGGCGGCGCATTTCCGCGCTCGGCGGCGGAGCTGGCGCAGCTGCCGGGAATCGGCCGCTCCACGGCGGCGGCGATCGCGGCATTCTGCTTCAACGAGCGCGCGGCGATCCTGGACGCGAACGTCCGGCGGGTGCTGGCGCGCCGGTATGCGATCGACGGCGATCCCGCGCAGCGCGCGGTCGCGGACTCGTTGTGGGCGGTTGCCGGGTCGCTGTTGCCCGGGCGCCGCGACATGCCCCGCTATACCCAGGCGATCATGGACCTGGGGGCCGGCATCTGCACCCCCCGCAAGCCGCAGTGCGACCTCTGTCCGGTGCAGGACGGGTGCCGCGCGTACCGCATGGAGCGTGTCGAGGACTTCCCGACACGGCGCAAGGCGGCGCCGCGGCCGGTCCGGTCGGCTCATTTCCTGGTCGCCCTGCGGGGGCCGCACGTCCTGGTCGAGCAGCGGTCCGCCGACGGGATCTGGGGAGGTCTGCTCAGCCTGCCGGAACATCCGGAAGTTCGCGCCTTGCGGCGCCATGCGCGGTCGCTGGGTGCCTTGGCGTCGCCGACGCCGCTTGCGCCCCGCCGCCACGCGTTCACGCATTTCACGCTGGCGTTCACGCCGCACGTCGTCCGGCTCGACCCCCAACCGCCGCGCGCGCCGGCCGACGGCGCCCTGCGCTGGCTCGCTTTGGGCGAAATCGAGCGTGCGGCCCTGCCGGCGCCGGTTCTTGCCCTGCTGCGCGAGGTCCGCGGCGATGCCGCGGACGCGGGCTCAGGTTCTGCCGGAGCGCGATAG
- a CDS encoding ABC transporter-like protein, with translation MSTTAAERGVAIAADEARQPAGGESAPAPAELVVRNLAKRYGKRQVVKDVSLRVEAGSVVGLLGPNGAGKTTCFYMVVGLVPLDSGTITLDGHPITHLPIHRRARMGLSYLPQEASVFRKLTVEENIRAVLELQVGKDGAALSATEIAERLRELLADLQIEELRTNPALSLSGGERRRVEIARALASRPRFILLDEPFAGVDPIAVIEIQRIVRFLKQRGIGVLVTDHNVRETLGICDHAYIINEGQVLADGRPDEIVDNPAVRRVYLGDHFRL, from the coding sequence ATGAGCACTACAGCGGCCGAACGCGGCGTGGCCATCGCCGCCGACGAAGCGCGGCAGCCCGCCGGCGGAGAGTCGGCGCCGGCGCCGGCCGAACTCGTGGTGCGGAACCTCGCCAAACGCTATGGCAAGCGGCAGGTCGTCAAGGACGTGTCGCTGCGGGTCGAGGCCGGCAGCGTGGTCGGATTGCTCGGGCCCAACGGCGCGGGCAAGACCACCTGCTTCTACATGGTCGTAGGGCTCGTCCCGCTCGATTCGGGCACCATCACGCTCGACGGCCACCCGATCACCCACCTTCCGATCCATCGGCGGGCGCGCATGGGCCTGTCCTATCTGCCGCAGGAAGCGTCGGTGTTCCGCAAGCTGACGGTGGAAGAGAACATCCGCGCCGTCCTCGAGCTGCAGGTCGGCAAAGACGGCGCCGCGCTGTCCGCGACGGAGATCGCGGAACGCCTGCGCGAGCTGCTGGCGGATCTGCAGATCGAGGAGCTCCGCACCAATCCGGCGCTGAGCCTGTCCGGCGGCGAACGGCGGCGGGTGGAGATCGCGCGGGCCCTGGCCTCGCGGCCGCGCTTCATCCTCCTCGACGAACCGTTCGCAGGCGTCGACCCGATCGCGGTGATCGAGATCCAGCGCATCGTGCGCTTTCTCAAGCAGCGCGGGATCGGCGTCCTGGTCACCGACCACAACGTCCGGGAGACGCTGGGAATCTGCGACCACGCGTACATCATCAACGAGGGACAGGTGCTGGCGGATGGGCGACCGGACGAGATCGTCGACAACCCCGCGGTCCGGCGCGTGTACCTCGGCGACCACTTCCGCCTCTGA
- a CDS encoding 3-deoxy-D-manno-octulosonate 8-phosphate phosphatase, producing the protein MATRSTGARAAKSPTSERLSPARRAARVRLVAFDVDGVLTDGRLYFDSRGEALKAFDVRDGFGIRLLRQAGIEMAIITGRSSGIVTARAKDLGIARVLQGQDDKRAALQRISADAGIAPQECAYMGDDWIDLSALALVGFAAAPADALPEVRDRVHWVAPSPGGRGAVRDLAQFVLKAQGRLEPLLREWV; encoded by the coding sequence ATGGCAACTCGCAGCACGGGCGCCCGGGCGGCGAAATCGCCGACCTCGGAACGGCTGTCACCGGCCCGCCGGGCGGCGCGCGTTCGCCTCGTTGCGTTCGACGTCGACGGCGTGCTGACCGACGGACGCCTCTATTTCGACAGCCGCGGCGAGGCGCTCAAGGCGTTCGACGTGCGGGATGGCTTTGGCATCCGCCTGTTGCGGCAGGCCGGCATCGAAATGGCGATCATCACCGGGCGCAGCTCCGGCATCGTCACCGCCCGCGCCAAAGATCTCGGGATCGCCCGCGTCCTGCAAGGCCAGGACGACAAGCGCGCCGCCTTGCAGCGGATTTCGGCCGACGCCGGCATCGCGCCGCAGGAATGCGCCTACATGGGCGACGACTGGATCGACCTGTCCGCGCTCGCGCTCGTCGGGTTTGCCGCCGCGCCGGCGGACGCCTTGCCGGAGGTGCGCGACCGGGTGCACTGGGTCGCGCCGTCGCCCGGCGGACGCGGTGCCGTCCGCGATCTCGCGCAGTTCGTGCTGAAGGCGCAGGGTCGTCTCGAGCCGCTGCTGCGGGAGTGGGTGTGA
- a CDS encoding carbohydrate isomerase KpsF/GutQ family protein, which produces MALARSVIEIEAQSVAALADRLDQAFLDAVNLLLACRGRVVVSGIGKSGHIGRKIAATLASTGTPAMFVHAAEAAHGDLGMITPADVVIGLSNSGNSPELMTIVPIVKREGTPLIAMTGSGRSPLAQAADVHLDCRVEREACPLNLAPTSSTAAMLAMGDALAIACLDARGFGAQDFARSHPGGTLGRKLLTRVADVMRTGAAIPTVGRDATVMDALHEISHKQLGMTAVVELDGSLAGIFTDGDLRRLLEAGADVRATCVADVMTRTPLTITADALAAEAAQMLEAGRKNQLLVVDAAGRVHGALHMHDLMAAKVI; this is translated from the coding sequence GTGGCGCTGGCACGTTCCGTGATCGAGATCGAAGCGCAGTCGGTGGCCGCTCTTGCCGACCGCCTCGACCAGGCGTTCCTCGACGCGGTCAATCTGCTGCTCGCCTGCCGCGGCCGGGTCGTCGTGAGCGGCATCGGCAAAAGCGGACACATCGGCCGCAAGATCGCCGCCACCCTGGCATCGACCGGCACGCCGGCGATGTTCGTGCATGCCGCCGAAGCGGCACATGGCGACCTCGGAATGATCACCCCCGCGGACGTCGTGATCGGCCTGTCCAATTCCGGAAACTCCCCGGAACTGATGACCATCGTGCCGATCGTCAAGCGGGAAGGGACGCCGCTGATCGCGATGACCGGTTCGGGCCGATCGCCGCTGGCGCAAGCTGCGGATGTCCACCTCGACTGCCGCGTCGAGCGCGAAGCCTGTCCGCTGAACCTGGCGCCGACCTCCTCGACGGCGGCGATGCTGGCGATGGGCGACGCGCTGGCGATCGCCTGCCTCGACGCCCGGGGGTTCGGTGCACAGGATTTCGCACGCTCCCATCCCGGCGGCACGCTCGGCAGAAAGCTGTTGACCCGCGTGGCCGACGTCATGCGTACCGGCGCCGCGATTCCCACGGTCGGCCGGGACGCGACGGTGATGGACGCCTTGCACGAGATTTCGCACAAGCAGCTCGGCATGACCGCGGTCGTCGAACTCGATGGGAGTCTGGCGGGAATCTTCACCGACGGCGATCTGCGCCGCCTGCTCGAAGCCGGCGCCGATGTCCGGGCGACCTGTGTCGCCGACGTGATGACGCGCACCCCCCTCACCATCACCGCCGACGCCCTGGCGGCCGAAGCCGCGCAGATGCTCGAAGCCGGGCGCAAGAACCAGTTGCTCGTCGTCGACGCGGCGGGGCGCGTACACGGTGCCCTGCACATGCACGACCTGATGGCGGCGAAGGTCATTTGA
- a CDS encoding Hpr kinase and phosphatase, producing the protein MPATLRALFEKNRELLGLHWISGEAHASRAIPEDAFPGGGASELVGHLNLIHPRRIHVLGAVEVDYIERMSAARRTHFTNELIEGGLLGMVLAEGRVLPPETQALIEAAPLPVFATTHSAAEVIDVLRIYFAKALAPHCSMHGVFMDVLGMGVLIAGESGLGKSELALELISRGHGLVADDVVDFARIAPNTVEGRCPPLLANLLEVRGLGLLDIRAIFGETAVRRKMKLLLIVELIRRSAVDTMERLPMSDTMQSVLGVNIHKVMIPVAAGRNLAVLIEAAVRTTILKLRGIDVLAEFQQRQRKAMES; encoded by the coding sequence ATGCCTGCCACCCTGCGCGCCCTGTTCGAGAAGAACCGGGAACTTCTGGGATTGCACTGGATTTCCGGCGAGGCCCATGCCTCGCGGGCGATTCCCGAGGACGCCTTTCCCGGCGGCGGCGCGTCGGAGCTCGTCGGGCACCTCAACCTCATCCACCCGCGGCGGATCCACGTGCTCGGCGCGGTCGAAGTCGACTACATCGAGCGCATGAGTGCCGCGCGGCGCACCCATTTCACCAACGAACTGATCGAGGGCGGGCTGCTCGGCATGGTGCTCGCCGAAGGCCGCGTCCTGCCGCCCGAAACCCAGGCTCTGATCGAGGCGGCACCGCTGCCGGTGTTCGCCACCACGCACTCGGCGGCGGAGGTGATCGACGTGCTGCGGATCTACTTCGCCAAGGCGCTGGCGCCGCACTGTTCGATGCACGGGGTGTTCATGGACGTGCTCGGCATGGGCGTGCTGATCGCCGGCGAGTCCGGCCTCGGCAAAAGCGAACTGGCGCTGGAGTTGATCAGCCGCGGCCACGGCCTGGTGGCCGACGACGTCGTGGACTTCGCGCGCATCGCACCCAATACGGTCGAGGGCCGATGTCCGCCCCTGCTGGCAAACCTGCTGGAAGTCCGCGGCCTGGGCCTGCTGGACATCCGGGCGATCTTCGGCGAGACCGCGGTGCGCCGCAAGATGAAGCTGCTGCTGATCGTCGAGCTCATCCGCCGCAGTGCCGTCGACACCATGGAACGCCTGCCCATGTCCGACACGATGCAGTCGGTGCTGGGCGTCAACATCCACAAGGTCATGATCCCGGTCGCGGCGGGGCGCAACCTCGCGGTGCTGATCGAGGCCGCGGTGCGGACCACGATCCTCAAGCTGCGGGGCATCGACGTCCTGGCCGAATTCCAGCAGCGCCAGCGCAAGGCGATGGAGTCCTGA
- a CDS encoding OstA-like protein yields the protein MTHTNRNPTAERPLRTRVRAAACACALAWGTLVMAPAQAERADRNKEAYVTADHSTLDDLTQVEVLTGHVVLVKGTMRLTGDRMVHRQDPEGYQHYVATADPGNLARYHERRDPVRPGVISTIDGAAERIDYDDKSDKVIMTGNAVVKRFDNGVLQDELQGARIVYNERDATYDVTSGKSGGGDGRVHIRIAPRGPAVAGTSQAVGLRPAETSPAPAESSTVPAATSAAPAGASAAPAKASAIPAAAATAGGK from the coding sequence ATGACGCACACCAATCGCAATCCAACCGCCGAACGGCCGCTGCGGACCCGCGTCCGGGCCGCGGCGTGCGCGTGCGCGCTGGCCTGGGGGACGTTGGTGATGGCGCCGGCCCAAGCCGAGCGGGCGGACCGCAACAAGGAAGCCTACGTCACCGCCGACCACTCCACCCTCGACGACCTGACCCAGGTCGAGGTGCTGACCGGCCACGTCGTGCTGGTCAAGGGCACGATGCGCCTGACCGGCGACCGCATGGTGCATCGGCAGGATCCGGAGGGGTATCAGCATTACGTCGCGACCGCCGATCCGGGAAACCTCGCGCGGTACCACGAGCGGCGCGACCCGGTGCGGCCGGGCGTGATCTCGACGATCGATGGCGCCGCCGAGCGGATCGACTACGACGACAAGAGCGACAAGGTGATCATGACCGGCAATGCGGTCGTCAAGCGATTCGACAACGGCGTGCTGCAGGACGAACTGCAGGGAGCCCGCATCGTCTACAACGAACGCGACGCCACCTACGACGTGACGAGCGGCAAATCCGGCGGCGGCGACGGACGGGTCCACATCCGGATCGCGCCGCGCGGCCCCGCGGTTGCCGGTACGTCCCAGGCGGTCGGCTTGCGTCCGGCGGAGACATCCCCCGCCCCGGCCGAATCCTCCACCGTCCCGGCGGCGACCTCTGCCGCCCCCGCCGGGGCATCCGCCGCACCTGCGAAGGCGTCCGCCATCCCGGCGGCAGCGGCCACGGCGGGCGGCAAATGA
- a CDS encoding diguanylate cyclase translates to MLDDSAEDLALNTELLKKTIPLMTRHAAGYYPISYALWYEYAKGDRPQLQNAVDRELAQQPRLAPSRTYALYMQHMVEPAERMILTARASLMEMLEEIQRNAAQTGQGASEFRHQLTQFQEELSSATSMEDLASAILAMQAGAGRMSGDIRQLSGQLEQAHNKIRSLTEKIDKLQTDVVTDALSGLLNRRGFDRELELATRQTGGDPSRLSLILLDIDHFKRINDTYGHPLGDRVIVAVGNAIASCVGPAGTTARYGGEEFAVLLPGHPVEAAESLAETIRTRVEQGRIRRRSDEEPIASITMSAGIAGWDAADTVESLVERADQALYTAKREGRNRVVVARKTP, encoded by the coding sequence ATGCTGGACGATTCCGCTGAAGACCTCGCGCTCAATACCGAGCTCCTGAAAAAAACCATCCCGCTCATGACGCGGCACGCGGCGGGGTATTACCCGATCAGCTACGCGCTGTGGTACGAGTACGCCAAAGGCGACCGCCCCCAACTCCAGAACGCCGTCGACCGGGAACTGGCACAGCAGCCGCGCCTGGCGCCGTCGCGCACCTATGCGCTGTACATGCAGCACATGGTGGAGCCGGCCGAGCGGATGATCCTGACCGCGCGCGCCAGTCTCATGGAAATGCTGGAGGAGATCCAGCGCAACGCCGCCCAGACCGGGCAGGGCGCTTCCGAATTCCGTCACCAGCTGACCCAGTTCCAGGAAGAGCTTTCGTCCGCGACGTCGATGGAGGATCTCGCCTCGGCGATTCTCGCCATGCAGGCGGGGGCGGGGCGGATGAGCGGGGATATCCGGCAGCTGTCAGGCCAGCTGGAGCAGGCGCACAACAAGATCCGGTCCTTGACCGAGAAAATCGACAAGCTGCAGACCGACGTCGTGACCGATGCCCTGTCGGGACTGCTCAATCGCCGCGGCTTCGATCGGGAACTGGAACTCGCGACCCGACAGACGGGGGGCGATCCCTCGCGGCTTTCGCTGATCCTGCTCGACATCGACCACTTCAAACGCATCAACGACACGTATGGCCACCCGCTCGGGGACCGGGTGATCGTGGCGGTCGGCAACGCGATCGCGTCCTGCGTCGGCCCTGCCGGGACGACCGCACGCTACGGCGGCGAGGAGTTCGCGGTTCTCCTGCCCGGACATCCGGTCGAGGCCGCCGAATCGCTCGCCGAGACGATCCGGACCCGGGTCGAACAGGGGCGGATCCGCCGGCGCTCGGACGAGGAACCGATCGCCTCGATCACGATGTCGGCCGGAATTGCCGGCTGGGATGCCGCCGACACGGTCGAATCCCTGGTCGAACGCGCCGATCAGGCGCTCTACACCGCCAAGCGCGAAGGCCGGAATCGGGTCGTCGTTGCGCGCAAGACCCCTTGA
- a CDS encoding sulfur relay protein, TusE/DsrC/DsvC family: MEYTIDGRTVAADEEGYLLEPDFSDAACTAIAAAEGVELTDDHWTVIRYLRDQYRQEGHTPNFRTMLKDVGEILEGCDSKRLYDLFPMGPAKQGVRIAGLPKPYGKGGY, from the coding sequence ATGGAATACACGATCGACGGCAGGACGGTGGCAGCGGACGAGGAGGGCTATCTGCTGGAACCGGACTTCTCGGACGCCGCATGCACGGCCATCGCAGCGGCCGAAGGAGTGGAATTGACCGACGATCACTGGACGGTCATCCGCTACCTGCGGGACCAATACCGCCAGGAAGGGCATACCCCCAATTTCCGGACAATGCTGAAGGACGTGGGCGAAATCCTCGAGGGCTGCGACAGCAAGCGTCTCTACGACCTCTTCCCCATGGGACCGGCCAAGCAGGGCGTGCGCATCGCCGGCCTGCCGAAACCATACGGCAAGGGCGGCTACTGA
- a CDS encoding 30S ribosomal protein S30 has product MKFAIHGHHIEVTEALRRYVEEKLEKVRRHFDQVIEADVQLSVEKLHQKAEITLRVSGSALHAEAVDGDLYAAIDGLMDKLDRQVVKHRDRLKKNYPHDPIKHQPAAESEE; this is encoded by the coding sequence ATGAAATTCGCAATCCATGGCCATCACATCGAAGTCACGGAGGCCCTGCGTCGGTACGTGGAAGAAAAGCTCGAGAAGGTGCGACGGCACTTCGATCAGGTGATCGAAGCGGACGTGCAGCTATCCGTGGAGAAACTGCACCAGAAGGCCGAAATCACGCTGCGCGTCAGCGGATCCGCATTGCATGCGGAAGCCGTCGACGGCGACCTGTACGCGGCCATCGACGGCCTGATGGACAAGCTGGACCGGCAGGTCGTCAAGCACCGGGACCGGCTGAAGAAGAACTATCCGCACGACCCCATCAAGCATCAACCGGCGGCGGAAAGCGAGGAATAG